One Triticum dicoccoides isolate Atlit2015 ecotype Zavitan chromosome 3B, WEW_v2.0, whole genome shotgun sequence genomic window, TCAGATTTTCGTCTTCTTCTCTAAAGCCAATTTATTCGGTATTTTTAATAATTAGTAATATATGGTTGTGTGCATCACTCAATGCATGGGCCGAGGTTTTTTCCATCATTTCAAGAAATAATGAAAGTACCAAAAAGGGATCAACAGATGAGCTGCGCGCACGCATGTCCCAATCATTCTGACAGTGAGAAAGGGCCGGCAGACCTGCCACTGATCAGTTTTGATTACCATTCTATTAACACCTAATTACTACGGTTTCGTTCACACAGCCTCATCTAACCTTCAAATAGGCCCCCATCTAGGAACGTCATACATATACACATGAACAGCTGAGCGCTCCTCTGTCAGACACATGCACACACCGACACCGAGAGAGGGGCAGGGGATATGGGGAGGAAGCCATGCTGCGCCAAGGAGGGCCTGAACAGAGGGGCATGGACGGCAATGGAGGACGAGATCCTGGTCTCCTACATCAACGATCACGGCGAGGGCAAGTGGGGAAGCCTTCCCAAACGAGCTGGTAGGTTACAGTACACACACCATCGTCTCTAATCTTTGCTCTTCTCTGAACATTACATCAATACATACATTTGTCTATTATGCGTGCGATTTTCTTTAAGTTGACCGATCTCTCCTCCGAACTCTTTCTAGCCATTGCAACTGAAACAAAGAGTGTATGTGTGTGTGAGTATGCTTGAAGAAGCGCGCGGCCAGGTGGCTGAAACAAGGAATGCGGCAAAAGAGAGAGATCACTGGTTTAGCATAGCTCGAGATGGTCGTGCTTACTGAGACGTTGTGTGCAGGGCTGAATCGGTGCGGAAAGAGCTGCCGGCTGCGGTGGCTCAACTACCTCCGGCCGGGGATCAAGAGAGGCAACATCTCCGACGACGAAGAGGAGCTCATCGTCAGGCTCCACAGGCTCCTAGGCAACAGGTGCACATAGATCTATGTTGTTTTCCTTTCATTTGCACCGTACCATGCGCATTTTCTCTTGTGTAGATGATCAAGCATTGTATATTGTTGTTTACTTGCGGTTACACTTGCATTTACATGCATATTCCCAATGTGATATATAGTGTGAACGAAGGTGTACAAGTTGGTCTTTGGTCATGGAGGAGTATTAATTAATTAGTCACAGTTGTTTCACAAAAAATATTGGTAATAAACACCAAGGTCATGCTAATGACCTTTCCGTTGGAGTTTCACTCTCTTTTTCCCTACATGGAAGACAGAGAGAGATGTATGATCAGGCAAAGTAGGCCAACGCCTGCTAAATGAATATAGGATCCAGTTATCATGATCACCTGTACACACCTACTATCCATATCAGTCAGCGTGCATGTTCCCAATTCAGCCATGCCTGAAGAAAAGAACAACCTCTTGCTGACAGCCTGAGTGCGTGTCCCTAGCCCCAAGAGGTAAACGAGTTATTCGGTCAGCAAAGTTGATGATGACATGCAttcattcatgcatgcatgcatgcacaaccACTCTGATCTACAACAACAATCTACTACACCATAACTTGAAAAGGCTCCCATGGAGCTAGGTCTAGAACGAAATGCCACTCCCTCCCAGATGTGGCAGTGTGGCACAACAGCCACTGTTAATCAATCTACACCATAACTTGAAAAGGCTCTGATCTACAACAACTAACCACTCTGTCAGTCAGACTGTCACGTATGCAAAAGCAGCAGCTAACCTTGTCAGGCGCAAGTAAATTAAACAGGGCCAGCTAGAATTCGCTACTGCTAATCAATTGCAAGTGCTTGCTAATTCAGGGTCAGCATGTAATAACAGTTGACGTGGCCTGTGGGCAGGTGGTCGCTGATCGCGGGGCGGCTGCCGGGGCGAACAGACAATGAGATCAAGAACTACTGGAACACCACGCTGAGCAAGAGGAACCTGCAGTCTCACGGCGCCGGCTGCTCCAACCACCCGCAGGCCAAGCCGCCGCCGCAGGCCGGCGGCGAGGCGCACGCCCTGCCCGAGGGCACGAGCAGCAGCCCGATACGGACCAAGGCGCTGCGGTGCACCACCACGGTGCTGGCGGCAGCAGAGGGGGTTCACGAGCAGGGCCGTGCGGCGCCGGAGCACGTCGAGGAGGAGGATCAGCTGGGTGACTGCCTGTCCATCGGCTCGATCGACCTCGATCTGGAGGGCATCGAGCTGGGCTTCATGATGAGCCCGtggagcggcgacggcggcggcgtgggtggTCAGCATTTCGGTGCTCCCGGGACTGAGGGCATGGGCAATGATCTGGAGGAGCTGCTCGGGCTGGGCGTGGCCGGagaagacggcgacggcgacggccatggtggactCGGTGACCTGGAGTTGGCGTGGCTTTGATGGCCCGGGTGAACGGTCAAAATGTCAAATGTGTTAGCGTGAATATATATTTACGTGCAGTAAATTACGACTTGCATAGCTCAGTTCATAGAATGTGTATAAATTACAACAGGTTGGTGCTGTAAATAAAGTACCGCTGCCAAATAAGCTGGAGTGCCTTGGTCCATCCCTAATTCCTGAAGTGCGCATGGAAATCGATTCGTCGAGagtacaaaaaaaaaagaaaaaaaatagaggcagaacgcccaccgtggggctcgaacccacgaccacaaggttaagagccttgcgctctaccaactgagctagaCGGGCTGGTGTTCTCTACATTTTGATTCACCTTTACCACCTCACCGCAATGCGTGCACACAAGGTCACCCCATCCGATCACCTCCCCCTGACAAGAAAGGCAACTCTGATGAAGAAAACAGCTAAATTAGTGCATATGCATTTGACACTACAGCTTTCTCTCTCTCTGTTTTTCTCCCTCTATATCTTTAGGTCCTCAATTTAACCACCAAATATGTGTCACATCCCACCAAATAGGAAATAGGAACACTGATTTTATATTCAGAAACAGCAACGGAACAGTTCAAGTTCCACAAATAAATATAATCTACAAAACAAACCAAGTTGACAATAATGGACAGAAACTAATCAACCTGGGGTGCACGGCTACAACATACACTTATTTGCAACGCTGCTCCCTTTCCTGAAGCATCAGCGTTTCTCATGGGTGAATTATTACTTTTTTGAACAATCTGAATGGTGAAATGGGAGGGCGATGGCCAGAAAGGGCGATCCCAGGGACCAGCCAACGATCTACAACAGCAATGACACAGAGTACCAGGGACCAGCCAACGATCCACAACAGCCAGTCAGCCCATGTTCAGCTGATCAATCGTCATTCGGGGACGCTTTGCAGCTGCGGCGGCCACGGCGTTGAGCTGGAAAGAAACCCTCTGGCCCTGGCTCTGGCTctgaggctgctgctgctgctgctcgttgCCCCTCTGATCCTGCGAGGAGTTTGGGTTAGGGCTGGCACCGTCTGCGTTGGCGCCCTCTTCCTCATCTTCTGCTTCCTCGGTCTGAGTTGGCGGCTTCAATGCAGGTAGGAGCTGGTAGTTCTGGCTCAGCAAGGTGTCCTGTTCAGGTGGCAGAGGAATCGAGCCGGGTGGAGCAATGGACTTGGGCAGCGGGATTTTGTTCCGGCTGCGTGCCAGCTCGAGTAGCACCTGCGACATCAGAAAAATGACTTGTCAGCCCACCTATGCGTATAGAGTACTTTGTGTCAACTTAGAATTTCCAGGGGTATGATAGAACATAAAACAGGCACTCATTGACTTCAAAGCATAACCAAAAGAGTTGTTCTTAGCCTTTATCCACACACGCAAGAACTTCTTTAGTTGCGCTTAGCAACTAACACACAAGTGAGTACCCTTGTCGACGACTCTTAATCTCTAATATCTTTCCACTACCTGACATGATTCATAACATTTTAGGTATATCTTGAGATGCCAGCCTCATACACATTAAGAATCATACCCTGTCTGTTTCATGTTTTCCTAAAAGTATAACCATGGATTACCCTGTTCCCAAGGACGAGGAATTGGAGGGGGGTGGGAGTGGGGGGACCAGTGCATCAGTGAATTGGCAGGTAACCGTCATTACGGAATGTTATGTGAGGAATTCCGTACCAGAGGAGGAAGCCCACAGGCCACAACAGCCACAGCTGAGTTGGAATATGCTACAGTACGAGTTCTGTATTGAGGAAATGATCATTTGTTCCCTAAGATAAAGAGTCATTTCAACAGAACCAGCAGCAGTTCGAGTTTGTACCCGTCCAGGACACTAGTCTTGAGTTGCCTATATAAAGGTCCCCTAGCTGCGGCAACTGATGCAATTTATCAACAAAGGAGTCTTCCCCTAATCTCTATTCCCCACTACCCCGTCACCTTTCTGATTCTGCACTGGCTTTGGTTCCTTCTTGCCGATACCTCGTCAGAGCGCCTCCTGGCCACAGGCATACCCTCCAGTCCAGAGGCTCTACCAGATGCCCTGCTATCCCTTTTATGTGATTATTTGACTTGACCAGTGAAGAGTGTCCAAATCTAACGAAAGTTATCGATAATGCACATAATATATCTAAAGAGTAAAGCCTCCTAATAAAGAAACTGAGTATTCTGTTTTTAAGTCCAACAGTAAGACGCCTGCCACAGTATCAGCAGCATCACTGCACTAACAGAAGAGGGTATTTATTTCTTGCTTGATTCTCAAAAGGTTACATTGTGTATATGGAAATAGTTGCACATGGTTCATAACATTTTGGACCCTTGAGCATAAGCATTCGATTTTTCAAATAAAACATGGACTCAGCTGAACACTCCTAACAAGACATGGGGTAAATTGAATTCTAACTCGTCAATCTTCTCCCCAACTGGACTCTCCTTGCATCATCTGCTTATAGCTGCACCCGGGTGGAGTTAAACCTCGACAGTCCCAGGTCACCCACCAAACTGGCAAATGTTCGGTCGATCCAACTTCCTAAAGGATAATGGACTCGTCTTGGCCCTAATGGCAGGCTACTAGGAAAGGTGTCATGGCCAATGGAGAGAATCAGGTTTAGCTCTGAAAGTAAATGTTAAACATAATTTAGAAACAAGAGACGCTTTGGCCGAGTGGTTAAGGCGTGTGCCTGCTAAGTACATGGGGTCTCCCCGCGAGAGTTCGAATCTCTCAGGCGTcgcaattttttatttatttttctcggTGGCTTATTTCTCCCTACTCTGAAACGGATTCACAATGATCCCTTTCTATAAGTAAAGCCTTGGATGGCCGCTCGCTTCAGATTGTCTGCATTCCTGGCTTCATGCTACACAGCAGCAATCTTTGGTCCTCACTTTGGTGGTAAGCTTCTTGTGCCATGTTCCTCTCTTTACTTGGAATTTAGCCATGCCTTTTACTTCTTCAACACCTTCGTTCTTTCAGTGTTGGTTTGCTCTATTTCTACGCCGTAACCATAACAGTTTTTTCATGCAGCATTAGTTTTGTAAGCAGTGCTTACAGTATAGCTCGCATTCATCTCTATTCCCTGCCATCCCATTACCTTTCTTATATGCACTGGCTATGGTGCCTCCTTGCGAGCCCTCTAGTGCCTCCTGGCCACAGGAATATCATCCGTTCTAGAGGCTCGAACAGATGCTCTCCCTTCTATGCAATTATTTGAGTTGACTCATAAAGAGGGTCAAATCCAATGAAAGTTATCGATAACACACATAATATATCTTAAGAGTAAAGCTAACTAAAAAAGAAACTGAGTATCTTGTTTCCAATTCCAACGGCAGGACAGCTGCTACAGTACAATCAGCATCGCTGCACTAACAGAAGAGGCATTTATTTTTTGTTTGATTCTCAAAGCTTACATTGTGTATACGGAACTACTTTTTCATGGTTCCTGAGTATTTGGACCCTTAAGTAGATACACACTCAACTTTCCAAAGAAGACATGGGCTCAGCTGAACATTCCTAACAAGACATGGACTAAATTGAATGTCAACCTTATGCCCCAACTGGACTCTGCTTGCATGATCTGCTATAGCTGATGGGGTTTTGGGGAACAAATCGGGTTTAGATATCATACCtacttttggaacaaaagagatacTACTATGTAGCTCCGGAAGGTCATGATAACACCAACAGACGCTTTGGTCAAGTGGTTAAGGCGTGTGCCTGCTAAGTACAAGGGGTTTCCCTGCAAGAGTTCGAATCTCTCAGGCGTTGATTTTTTTCCTTTAATTTCTTTTTCAGGCCAAGTGGTTAGCTGCACCCAGGGATTTAAATCCCGGCACTCCCTAGCTACCCCACCAGATTCAATTCCAGCTTCCTAAGGGATAAGTTGTTATCTTGGTATAAGTGGTAGAGTGCTAGAGTACCACTACTTGAGATGAATCTGGGTTCGAATCCCACACCATTCCCTCCTATGTTTTACTTATAATAATTTCAGTATAGCATTGACTGATATGTTGGTCCCTGAGACATGTACAAGTGTGGACAAGACGACATTTCGTCATGAGGTCGAGGACTCGAAACCGCAATCTCTGCGTGCGTCATGAATGGCAGCTTCTGACCAAGCACCATGTCTGAAgctttgattttattttatttaaaaaaaaatctttCTCAGGCCAAGTGGTTAGTTGACCCAGGGATTTAACTCTCAGCACTCCCTGGTTACCCCACCAATTTAATTCCAGCTTCCTAAAGGGTAAGGAGTCATCTTGGTCCAAGTGGTGCTAGAGTACTACTTGAGATGAATCTGGGTTTGAATCCCACACCATTCCCTCCTATGTTTTACTTATAATAATTTCAGTATAGCATTGACTGATATGTTGGTCCCTGAGACATGTACAAGTGTGGACAAAACGACATTTCGTCATGAGCTCGAGGACTCGAAACCGCAATCTCTGCGTGCGTCACGAATGGCGGCTTCTGACCAACCACCATATCTGGGGCTTTGATGTGTTCTTATTGCGGAACACGTCCAATTAATCCAGGATCCACCCTCATCTGAAATTAAATTTTCCCCAAAAATATCTCTCAGCCAAGACCCAGCAATTAACTGAAATCTCAAAAGCACAGATCAGTTTTTGTTCCTTCCGCGACACATCTGCGCATCCTCTGTCATGGCTATATTTTCCCCAATTGAAGTCCACAGCACTACTCCCCCTGATCTAGGGTTTAAAGCGGCCCCTTCTCCTCGTCAAACACCAATTGAGTGAAGGAAGCACCAGAGCTAACTGCGCGTCGTGCACCGGTTCGCCGTATCTGGTAATTAATCCGAATCTAGGGAAGATACAGAATAGGTAGGGTTTGTGGTGGTGGTGGTACCTCGCGGGGCGGCGGCTGGGAGAAGGAGAAGTTGACCTTGGCCTGGAtggcgaggcggacgtcgtcggcgTCGAGCTGGGGCTTGCCGGCGTGGTCGGCGTAGACCTGGGCGTCGCCGAGCACGTCCCCGGCGTAGCGGTAGGCGAGGTCGAGGAACTGGTGGACGACGCGCGGCTCGTACTCGCCCTCGCCGAGCCCCATGGAGCGGAGGAGCTCCCGCACCACGCGCGCGTCGCGGGGCTCGTCCGGGCCGCCCGACGCCCCTCCTCCGGCCGCCGCGGGCTGGAGCGCtggccgcacgccgccgccgccgccgccgccgtccatggtCTGACTGCTGGCTGGGGTGTGGGGTTCGGGAGCGGGGCGAATAGGGTTTAGATATATACGCGCCAGTCCTTTTGGAGCCGAAGTATCGGTTCAGATACGGGTGGAACATGTTGGGATCACCAAGTGACGCTTTGGCCGAGTGGTTAAGGCGTGTGCCTGCTAAGTACATGGGGTTTCCCCGCGAGAGTTCGAATCTCTCAGGCGTCGCTATccatttttattttctctttctttttcctttttctctttatTCTTTCTGTGGCCACCCAACTTCCATGAGATAATTTCAGATcgtatcttttttcctttttctctctgtGGCCCTATAAAACCTAAAAACAACGCTTTCTGAATCTTCTCTGTGATATTTTGTATCCAATAAAAGAGGTTGGTGATCAGAGTTCCCAAAGCCTAAAATGCACGATAGCCACCTCTGAGTATCATAGCCTCCATAGCCTACAGGGCATTGGACATACCCCCAGTCTAGGCGTTCTTGAATCATTCCTCTTTGCCATGTGAACAGGTCCTCCTCATATCCCAGATCATCAAGTCGACAGTCATCCATAGCTTGGCGAAATGTTGTCATATGTCCTTTGGATCACAAGTTTCCTTCCTCCTTTTCATTGTTAAACAATATTTCATTAAAATGTCGTACCATAACCCATGGTAAATTATGTTTTGCTTGTTTTCATTATGTCCCATGTTTTATGCTTGTCCTACCACTTGAACTACACAGCAGTAAATCACCAAATCATATCCGGTCTCTCCTTAATTCTGTTCTCAGTATAATTTGGATCGAGTAAAGTTGGCTTACTTTACCTTCTCTCTTCCAAAACATAGCAACCCCACCTTTACCATCACTTTGTTCAAAATTATCAAAACCGTCTTCAATCTCTTCCTTGGACAATCAGCCGGATAAGAATCTAGGTGAGTTTTCAACAAAAAGATCACTTGGGGGTTAACTTGTCGTTGATATCTGGTTTATTGGGTCATACTACAACGATCGTATTGTCGCAATGTTACCCGTTGTGAAACAGTTCAAAAATAGAAGTTCATTGCGTCCGATCAGCCTCCTCGGAGGCCGTTGATATCTGGTTTATTGGGTCTGACTCCGTTGTGCCATTCTTTGTCTTCAAATTTTTCATATTGTCTGGTTTTTTGCAGGGTATTGAGCTCCCCATTCCTCACCTCTGAAGTAACTTCTAAGACAAGATGCCCTTCCTCAATTTTCTCCACCATTGCAAGCACACCCCCCGAGATGGATTTGCCATCTCCATCAGGTTCAGTACCCTTTGAATTAGATGGTAGAATACATGTACACCCTTGTTGGTAATGTTGGGAGTACAAGTGAAGTTTTATTTTTATTGTAGATATTACCCTTATTTGCAGAAGAACATTGTTGCCTccatggattgatatcttggtttctCACTAAGAGAAAGTTACCGCTTGCTACAAACTCTTGGATTTGGGAGCCCAACTCGTTGTTAGGCTATATACTTAGCAATCATAACACATGAGAAGAGATTTACCTAGCTACATGGCCTTGGATCGAGGCAATATCATATTTCTTGCTTGTCTAGATTGATTGCTCTAGCCTCGTATGATAAGTAGGATTTGGTGTTTACAATGGTTTAGATCTCAAGGATCATAAGGTGGTTCTAATAAATGGTTAGGCTGGGAGTACATTGTTAGCTAAGGAAACTATTCTATGTACTATAGTAGTTTCATTGGCTTGCGCTCTAAGGCGGTGATGGGCCGGAATAGTTCATGGACTCCGAGGCATGGGCTGGGCCACCCATGCTTTCTAGGTCTCTATTATCATGCGTGTCTATACCCATCGATCATGGCATCGTCACCTTTGAACTATCGTGGTTTGAACAGGAAGATTTTTTAGATGGATGCTCGGGAGTGTTATAAGGAAACTAGAAGGTCCATCCATG contains:
- the LOC119282259 gene encoding transcription factor MYB1-like, producing MGRKPCCAKEGLNRGAWTAMEDEILVSYINDHGEGKWGSLPKRAGLNRCGKSCRLRWLNYLRPGIKRGNISDDEEELIVRLHRLLGNRWSLIAGRLPGRTDNEIKNYWNTTLSKRNLQSHGAGCSNHPQAKPPPQAGGEAHALPEGTSSSPIRTKALRCTTTVLAAAEGVHEQGRAAPEHVEEEDQLGDCLSIGSIDLDLEGIELGFMMSPWSGDGGGVGGQHFGAPGTEGMGNDLEELLGLGVAGEDGDGDGHGGLGDLELAWL
- the LOC119278485 gene encoding transcription initiation factor TFIID subunit 9-like, giving the protein MDGGGGGGGVRPALQPAAAGGGASGGPDEPRDARVVRELLRSMGLGEGEYEPRVVHQFLDLAYRYAGDVLGDAQVYADHAGKPQLDADDVRLAIQAKVNFSFSQPPPREVLLELARSRNKIPLPKSIAPPGSIPLPPEQDTLLSQNYQLLPALKPPTQTEEAEDEEEGANADGASPNPNSSQDQRGNEQQQQQPQSQSQGQRVSFQLNAVAAAAAKRPRMTIDQLNMG